A genomic region of Dickeya solani IPO 2222 contains the following coding sequences:
- the kdpD gene encoding two-component system sensor histidine kinase KdpD yields MTDEEQRRPDPDSLLSQIEEQPRGKLKIFFGACAGVGKTYAMLLEAQRLKAQGLDVLVGVVETHGRSETAALVEGLPHLQMKKINHHGRHHHEFDLDAALARCPALILIDELAHSNIRGSRHPKRWQDVQELLDAGIDVFTTVNVQHLESLNDIVGGVTGIRVRETVPDPIFDDANEVVLVDLPPDDLRQRLNEGKVYLPMQAERAIENFFRKGNLLALRELALRRMADRVDDQMRAMRACQGRERVWHTRDAILLCIGRGAGNEKLVRTAARLAARLGSIWHAIYVETPRLHRLPEGERRAILRALKLAQDLGAETATLSDPSVERAVLRYARDHNLGKIVIGRHTEQKLGWWRRTRFAEKLGKLGPDLDLVVVSVQDDAAPPPPKAPDIRGITDKWRLQFYGCGVAALLCTLITLLALWSPFSMLEPVNLVMLYLLAVVIIALFYGRWPSVLAAFINVASFDLFFVVPKGTFAVADVQYLVTFAVMLTIGILVGNLTAGVRYQARVARYREQRVRHLYEMSKALNRSLSVQDIAKASHHFLRSTFQAKIAILLAEPLSSPTAELQQAALGEPDQLIVDQAIARWSYDHAAPAGAGTTTLPGVPYQLLPLATPQLTFGVIALEPNNVRQLMIPEQQRMLETFTVLIANALERLHLVKSTENARLDAEREQLRNSLLAALSHDLRTPLTVLFGQAEILTLNLASEGSPYAPQASQIRQHILSTTRLVNNLLDMARIQSDGFNLRKEWQTLEELAGSALRQLENSLANHTIQLRLPQDMILVYCDASLIERVLINLLENAIKYAGEQATITVSASPIASPASGDMLEVQVRDNGPGIPDGQEKVIFDKFARGHKESSIPGVGLGLAICRAIVEIHGGRIWATNADDGGAVFHFTLPLAPPPALEPEEMES; encoded by the coding sequence ATGACCGACGAGGAACAACGTCGCCCCGACCCGGACAGCCTGCTGAGCCAGATTGAGGAACAGCCGCGCGGCAAACTGAAAATCTTCTTCGGCGCCTGCGCCGGGGTCGGCAAGACTTATGCCATGCTGCTGGAAGCGCAGCGCCTGAAGGCTCAGGGGCTGGATGTGCTGGTTGGGGTGGTGGAAACCCACGGGCGCAGCGAAACTGCTGCGCTGGTAGAGGGGTTGCCGCACCTGCAGATGAAGAAAATCAACCATCATGGCCGCCATCATCATGAGTTCGATCTGGACGCGGCGCTGGCGCGCTGCCCGGCGCTGATTCTGATCGACGAACTGGCACACAGCAACATTCGCGGTTCCCGTCATCCCAAACGCTGGCAGGACGTGCAGGAACTGCTGGATGCCGGCATCGACGTGTTCACTACCGTCAACGTGCAGCATCTGGAAAGCCTGAACGACATCGTCGGCGGCGTAACCGGCATCCGGGTGCGGGAAACCGTCCCGGACCCGATTTTCGATGACGCTAATGAAGTGGTGCTGGTGGACCTGCCGCCTGACGACCTGCGCCAGCGCCTCAACGAAGGCAAGGTCTACCTGCCGATGCAGGCGGAACGCGCCATCGAAAACTTCTTTCGCAAAGGCAACCTGCTCGCCCTGCGAGAACTAGCGCTCAGACGCATGGCCGACCGGGTGGACGACCAAATGCGGGCGATGCGCGCCTGCCAGGGGCGCGAACGAGTCTGGCATACCCGCGACGCCATCCTGCTGTGCATCGGCCGCGGCGCGGGCAACGAAAAGCTGGTGCGTACCGCCGCTCGTCTGGCCGCTCGTCTGGGCAGCATCTGGCACGCGATTTATGTCGAAACGCCGCGCCTGCACCGGTTGCCGGAAGGCGAACGACGGGCGATCCTGCGCGCGCTGAAACTGGCGCAGGATCTGGGCGCGGAAACCGCCACCCTTTCCGACCCATCGGTAGAACGGGCCGTACTGCGCTACGCCCGCGATCATAATCTGGGCAAGATTGTTATTGGTCGTCACACCGAACAAAAACTCGGCTGGTGGCGCCGCACCCGCTTCGCCGAGAAACTCGGCAAGCTGGGGCCGGACCTCGATTTGGTGGTGGTGTCGGTGCAGGACGATGCCGCCCCGCCTCCGCCCAAGGCCCCGGATATCCGGGGGATTACCGATAAATGGCGGTTGCAGTTCTACGGCTGCGGCGTCGCCGCGCTGCTCTGCACGTTGATTACGCTGCTGGCGCTGTGGTCGCCGTTCTCCATGCTGGAGCCGGTCAATCTGGTAATGCTCTACCTGCTGGCGGTAGTGATCATCGCCCTGTTTTATGGTCGCTGGCCGTCGGTATTGGCCGCGTTCATCAACGTCGCCAGTTTCGATCTGTTTTTTGTGGTGCCCAAAGGGACATTCGCGGTAGCGGATGTTCAATATCTGGTCACGTTCGCGGTGATGCTGACCATCGGCATTCTGGTGGGGAATCTGACCGCCGGCGTACGTTATCAGGCTCGCGTCGCCCGCTACCGCGAGCAACGGGTGCGGCATCTGTACGAAATGTCCAAGGCGCTCAACCGTAGCCTGTCGGTACAGGATATCGCCAAAGCCAGTCACCATTTCCTGCGTTCCACCTTTCAGGCCAAAATCGCTATTCTGCTGGCCGAGCCGCTCTCCTCCCCGACGGCGGAGCTGCAACAGGCCGCACTCGGCGAACCCGACCAACTGATCGTCGATCAGGCCATCGCCCGCTGGAGCTACGATCACGCTGCCCCCGCCGGGGCCGGCACCACCACGCTGCCGGGCGTGCCGTATCAGCTTCTGCCGCTGGCGACGCCGCAACTGACCTTCGGCGTCATCGCCCTCGAACCGAATAACGTTCGTCAGTTGATGATTCCGGAACAACAGCGCATGCTGGAAACCTTCACGGTATTGATCGCCAACGCGCTGGAGCGTTTGCATCTGGTTAAAAGCACTGAAAATGCGCGTCTGGACGCCGAACGCGAGCAACTACGCAACTCGCTGCTGGCCGCCCTGTCCCATGATTTACGCACCCCGCTGACGGTGCTGTTTGGTCAGGCGGAAATCCTGACGCTTAATCTGGCGTCCGAAGGCTCGCCCTATGCGCCGCAAGCCAGCCAGATTCGCCAGCACATCCTCAGCACCACCCGGTTGGTCAACAACCTGCTGGATATGGCGCGCATCCAGTCCGATGGCTTCAATTTGCGTAAAGAGTGGCAAACGCTGGAAGAACTCGCCGGAAGTGCGTTACGGCAGTTGGAAAATTCACTGGCAAACCATACTATTCAATTACGGTTGCCGCAGGACATGATTCTGGTGTACTGCGACGCCAGCCTGATCGAACGGGTGCTGATCAACCTGCTGGAAAACGCCATTAAATACGCCGGCGAACAGGCGACGATCACCGTCTCTGCCAGCCCGATAGCCTCCCCGGCCTCCGGTGATATGCTGGAAGTACAGGTGCGGGATAACGGCCCCGGCATCCCCGACGGTCAGGAAAAAGTGATTTTTGACAAATTCGCCCGCGGGCACAAAGAATCCTCCATTCCCGGCGTCGGGCTGGGGCTGGCCATTTGCCGGGCGATTGTGGAGATTCACGGCGGACGAATCTGGGCCACTAACGCGGATGACGGCGGTGCGGTGTTCCACTTTACCTTGCCGCTGGCGCCGCCGCCGGCGCTCGAACCTGAAGAGATGGAGTCCTGA
- the kdpC gene encoding potassium-transporting ATPase subunit KdpC, whose amino-acid sequence MNYVRSSLVLLLLMTLITGVGYPLLVTALGQWLFPTQANGSLLYRQDNAVGSSLIGQAFSRDGYFQSRPSATSDSAYNTMASGGSNLAVSNPALDKAVSQNVAAWHQRRGDNAPVPVELVTASASGLDPHISVSAAVYQAGMVAKARSLPQDQVEQLINRYTRTPWPAFIGTPVVNVVELNMALDQLKPLP is encoded by the coding sequence ATGAATTATGTCCGTTCTTCACTGGTGTTATTACTGCTGATGACCCTGATCACCGGCGTTGGCTATCCGTTGCTGGTCACCGCGTTGGGACAATGGCTGTTCCCGACGCAGGCCAACGGTTCCCTGCTGTATCGGCAGGACAACGCGGTCGGCTCGTCGTTGATTGGGCAAGCGTTCAGCCGTGACGGGTACTTCCAGAGCCGTCCGTCCGCCACGTCGGACAGCGCCTACAACACGATGGCGTCCGGCGGCAGCAACCTCGCGGTCAGCAACCCGGCGCTGGACAAGGCCGTCAGCCAGAACGTCGCCGCCTGGCACCAGCGCCGCGGCGACAACGCGCCGGTGCCGGTGGAACTGGTCACCGCCTCGGCCAGCGGTCTGGATCCGCACATTTCGGTGTCGGCCGCCGTCTATCAGGCCGGGATGGTCGCCAAAGCGCGCAGCCTGCCGCAGGATCAGGTAGAACAGTTGATCAATCGCTATACGCGCACGCCGTGGCCCGCATTTATCGGAACACCGGTGGTGAATGTCGTAGAATTGAATATGGCGTTGGACCAGCTCAAGCCGCTCCCCTGA
- the kdpB gene encoding potassium-transporting ATPase subunit KdpB, with protein sequence MIRKQQTLFDSALLRNALVDSVKKLDPRVQWRNPVMFVVYIGSLLTAGIWLAIVSGQTTGSAGFTGAVSLWLWVTVLFANVAEALAEGRSKAQAETLKGVKKTSWANKLAAPHHDAASQKVPADSLRKGDVVLVSAGEMIPCDGEVLEGGASVDESAITGESAPVIRESGGDFASVTGGTRVLSDWLVIQCTVNPGETFIDRMIAMVESAKRRKTPNEVALTILLVELTIIFLLVVATLSPFSWFSVMANNSGSVISITVLVALLVCLIPTTIGGLLSAIGIAGMSRMLGANVIATSGRAVEAAGDIDVLLLDKTGTITLGNRQASAFLPAPGVSEQALADAAQLASLADETPEGRSIVVLAKQRFGLRERALRDLDATFVPFSAQTRMSGVNIQERTIRKGAVDALRRYIDANQGQFPAEVEDAVASVARQGGTPLVVAEGKRVLGVVALKDIVKGGIKERFAELRSMGIKTVMITGDNPLTAAAIAAEAGVDDFLSEATPEAKLALIRQYQAEGRMVAMTGDGTNDAPALAQADVAVAMNSGTQAAKEAGNMVDLDSNPTKLIEVVHIGKQMLMTRGSLTTFSIANDVAKYFAIIPAAFAATYPQLNALNVMQLHSPASAMLSAVIFNALIIVFLIPLALKGISYKPMSAAALLSRNLWIYGLGGLLVPFVGIKLIDLLLTVAGLA encoded by the coding sequence ATGATTCGTAAACAGCAAACGCTTTTTGATTCCGCTCTGTTGCGTAACGCGCTGGTGGATTCGGTAAAAAAACTCGATCCGCGCGTCCAGTGGCGCAATCCGGTGATGTTCGTGGTGTATATCGGCAGCCTGCTGACGGCCGGTATCTGGCTGGCGATAGTCAGCGGACAAACCACCGGCAGCGCCGGATTCACCGGCGCGGTCTCACTGTGGCTGTGGGTAACGGTACTGTTCGCCAACGTCGCTGAAGCGCTGGCGGAAGGCCGCAGCAAGGCGCAGGCGGAAACCCTGAAAGGGGTGAAAAAAACCAGTTGGGCCAACAAGCTTGCCGCCCCGCATCATGACGCCGCCAGCCAGAAAGTGCCGGCCGACAGCCTGCGCAAAGGCGACGTGGTGCTGGTGTCCGCCGGGGAGATGATCCCCTGCGACGGCGAGGTGCTGGAAGGCGGCGCCTCGGTGGATGAAAGCGCCATCACCGGTGAGTCCGCGCCGGTGATCCGCGAATCCGGCGGCGATTTCGCCTCGGTGACCGGCGGTACCCGCGTATTGTCCGACTGGCTGGTGATCCAATGCACCGTCAACCCCGGCGAAACCTTTATCGACCGGATGATCGCCATGGTGGAGAGCGCCAAGCGCCGTAAAACGCCGAACGAAGTGGCGCTCACCATCCTGCTGGTGGAACTGACCATCATTTTCCTGCTGGTGGTCGCCACGCTGTCGCCATTTTCCTGGTTCAGCGTAATGGCCAACAACAGCGGCTCCGTCATCAGCATCACCGTACTGGTAGCGCTGCTGGTGTGCCTGATCCCCACCACTATCGGCGGGCTGCTGTCGGCTATCGGCATCGCCGGTATGAGCCGCATGCTGGGCGCTAACGTCATCGCCACCAGCGGCCGTGCGGTAGAAGCCGCCGGCGACATCGACGTACTGCTGCTGGATAAGACCGGCACCATCACGTTGGGCAACCGCCAGGCTTCTGCGTTTCTGCCGGCGCCGGGCGTGAGCGAACAGGCGCTGGCCGACGCGGCGCAGCTGGCCTCGCTGGCGGACGAAACCCCGGAAGGACGCAGCATCGTGGTGCTGGCCAAACAGCGTTTTGGTCTGCGTGAACGGGCGCTGCGGGATCTGGACGCCACCTTCGTGCCCTTCTCGGCGCAGACCCGCATGAGCGGCGTCAATATTCAGGAGCGCACCATCCGTAAAGGCGCCGTGGACGCGCTGCGTCGCTACATTGACGCTAATCAGGGCCAGTTCCCGGCGGAAGTGGAAGACGCCGTCGCCAGCGTGGCACGCCAGGGCGGTACCCCGCTGGTCGTCGCCGAGGGCAAGCGCGTGCTGGGGGTAGTGGCGCTGAAGGATATCGTCAAAGGCGGTATCAAGGAGCGTTTCGCCGAACTGCGCAGTATGGGCATCAAGACCGTGATGATCACCGGCGATAACCCGCTGACCGCTGCCGCCATTGCTGCCGAAGCGGGCGTGGACGATTTTCTGTCGGAAGCCACGCCGGAAGCCAAGTTGGCGTTGATTCGCCAGTATCAGGCGGAAGGCCGCATGGTGGCGATGACCGGCGACGGCACCAACGACGCCCCGGCGCTGGCGCAGGCCGACGTGGCGGTGGCGATGAACTCCGGTACGCAGGCCGCCAAAGAGGCGGGCAACATGGTGGATCTGGATTCCAACCCCACCAAGCTTATCGAGGTGGTGCATATCGGTAAGCAAATGCTGATGACCCGTGGTTCGCTTACCACGTTCAGCATCGCCAACGACGTGGCCAAATATTTCGCCATCATTCCGGCTGCGTTCGCCGCCACGTATCCGCAGTTGAACGCGCTGAACGTGATGCAACTGCACTCCCCCGCCTCGGCGATGCTGTCGGCGGTGATCTTCAACGCGTTAATTATCGTGTTTCTGATCCCGCTGGCGCTGAAAGGGATCAGTTATAAACCGATGAGCGCCGCGGCGCTGTTGAGCCGCAACCTGTGGATTTACGGGCTGGGCGGTCTGCTGGTGCCGTTCGTCGGCATCAAACTGATCGACCTGCTTCTGACTGTCGCCGGGCTGGCGTAA
- the kdpA gene encoding potassium-transporting ATPase subunit KdpA → MSSDAFLLIVSLFAILLVLAQPLGQFMARLVEGETGRIRRYELNMARLCGFSTREMGWQHYAGAIVVFNLLGIVLLFLMLAYQDRLPLNPQQMPGLSWHLALNTAISFVTNTNWQAYSGENTLSYFSQMVGLTVQNFLSAATGIAVAFVLMRAFARRTTHDLGNAWLDLLRINLYLLLPMSLLLSLFFISQGSIQNFLPYQHLTTLEGASQVLPMGPLASQEAIKMLGTNGGGFLGANSAHPFENPNALTNFVQMLSILLIPAALCFTFGRVVNDRHQGHTLLWAMSLMLIVATAVVMYAEVSGNPHLLSLGADSAQNMEGKESRFGVLSSAFFAAITTATSCGAVNAMHDSFTALGGLIPMWLMQIGEVIFGGVGSGFYGMLVFVLLTVFIAGLMIGRTPEYLGKKIEAWEMKMAALAILITPALVLLGTALALGTEAGRAGILNPGAHGFSEVLYAYSSAANNNGSAFAGLSVNTPFYNLTLGIAMLLGRFSSLIPVLAIAGSLVAKKRQPETKGSLSTRGPLFIGLLIAIVLLISALNFIPALALGPVAEHLQSSLVH, encoded by the coding sequence TTTTTATTGATCGTCAGCCTGTTTGCGATCCTGTTGGTGCTGGCACAACCGCTCGGCCAGTTTATGGCACGGCTGGTGGAAGGCGAAACCGGCCGCATACGCCGTTACGAGCTGAACATGGCCCGGCTGTGTGGTTTTTCAACCCGTGAAATGGGATGGCAACACTATGCGGGCGCTATTGTGGTGTTCAACCTGTTGGGCATCGTGCTGCTATTCCTGATGCTGGCGTATCAGGATCGTCTGCCGCTGAACCCGCAGCAGATGCCGGGTCTGTCCTGGCATCTGGCGCTCAACACCGCGATAAGTTTTGTGACCAATACCAACTGGCAGGCTTACAGCGGGGAAAATACCCTCAGCTATTTCAGCCAGATGGTGGGGTTGACGGTGCAGAATTTCCTCTCTGCCGCCACCGGCATCGCGGTAGCTTTCGTGCTGATGCGCGCTTTCGCCCGCCGCACCACCCATGATCTGGGCAACGCCTGGCTGGACTTGCTGCGCATCAATCTGTACCTGCTGCTGCCGATGTCACTACTGCTCAGCCTGTTCTTTATTAGTCAGGGCAGTATTCAGAACTTCCTGCCCTACCAACATCTCACCACATTGGAAGGCGCGTCGCAGGTGCTGCCGATGGGGCCGCTGGCCTCGCAGGAAGCGATTAAAATGCTGGGCACCAACGGCGGCGGCTTTTTAGGCGCCAACTCGGCGCATCCGTTCGAAAACCCGAATGCGCTGACCAACTTCGTGCAGATGCTATCCATCCTGCTGATTCCAGCGGCGCTGTGCTTTACCTTCGGTCGGGTGGTGAATGACCGTCATCAGGGCCATACCCTGCTGTGGGCGATGTCGCTGATGCTGATCGTCGCTACCGCGGTGGTGATGTACGCCGAAGTCAGCGGCAACCCGCATCTGTTGTCGCTGGGGGCGGACAGCGCGCAAAACATGGAAGGCAAGGAATCCCGTTTCGGCGTACTGTCGTCGGCTTTCTTCGCCGCTATTACCACCGCCACCTCCTGCGGCGCGGTCAACGCCATGCATGACTCGTTTACCGCGCTGGGCGGCCTGATCCCGATGTGGCTGATGCAGATTGGTGAAGTGATCTTCGGCGGCGTAGGTTCCGGCTTCTACGGCATGCTGGTGTTCGTACTGCTAACGGTGTTTATCGCCGGGCTGATGATCGGCCGAACCCCGGAGTACCTCGGCAAGAAAATCGAAGCCTGGGAAATGAAGATGGCGGCGCTGGCGATTCTGATCACCCCGGCGCTGGTGCTGCTGGGCACCGCGCTAGCGCTCGGTACCGAAGCCGGCCGCGCCGGCATCCTGAATCCGGGCGCGCACGGCTTTAGCGAAGTGCTGTACGCCTATTCCTCGGCCGCCAACAACAACGGCAGCGCCTTTGCCGGCCTTAGCGTCAACACCCCGTTCTACAACCTGACGCTGGGTATCGCGATGCTGCTGGGCCGCTTCTCGTCGCTGATTCCGGTGCTGGCGATCGCCGGTTCGCTGGTGGCGAAAAAACGCCAGCCGGAAACCAAGGGATCGTTATCCACTCGTGGTCCGCTGTTCATCGGTCTGCTGATCGCCATCGTTTTGCTGATTAGCGCGCTGAACTTTATTCCTGCCCTGGCACTGGGTCCAGTTGCCGAGCATTTACAGTCAAGTCTGGTTCACTGA